A window from Aliamphritea hakodatensis encodes these proteins:
- a CDS encoding CvpA family protein, which translates to MTLNWADWAIVGIVVLSGLYSLRGGFVKEALSLVTWVAAFVIARLFAPSMSTLLDDFISTPSVRIGGAFILLFVATLMVGAILNNLIGMLVEATGLSGTDRILGVGFGVVRGGLIVVVLAALLVRSPVVSDQWWNESQLIPHFLLLETWTRDTATDIGSLIWNIGVDGINNN; encoded by the coding sequence ATGACACTGAACTGGGCCGACTGGGCAATTGTCGGTATCGTTGTTTTGTCGGGTCTATATAGCTTGCGCGGTGGTTTCGTAAAGGAAGCCCTGTCGCTGGTCACCTGGGTTGCCGCATTCGTTATCGCGCGTCTTTTTGCTCCTTCTATGAGCACCTTGCTGGATGATTTTATCAGTACACCTTCAGTACGCATCGGCGGGGCTTTTATCCTTTTATTTGTCGCTACCCTTATGGTGGGCGCTATTCTTAATAATCTGATCGGAATGCTAGTAGAGGCGACCGGTCTGAGTGGCACGGACCGCATTCTGGGCGTAGGCTTTGGAGTGGTACGTGGCGGATTAATCGTTGTCGTGCTGGCGGCGTTACTGGTGCGTTCACCGGTCGTCAGTGATCAGTGGTGGAATGAGTCCCAGCTAATTCCCCACTTCCTGTTGCTTGAAACCTGGACCCGGGACACAGCCACTGATATTGGCTCGCTGATCTGGAATATAGGTGTCGACGGGATCAATAATAATTAA